The DNA sequence GTCGTAGCCGGGGATGCAGGTGCTGGTGACGTACACGTCCGCTGCGGTGTAGTGCACGCTGAGCACGTTGGTGGCGATGCCGCCGTAGCCGGTCTCGTTGCCGGGGTTGATGATCCACGAGGTGACCTCGGGGCCTTGGGCGAAGGCGGTGGTGGTGGCCAGCAGGAGGGGGAGGTGGAACGCTCGCATGGGGATGGGGTCGGCCTTGGACCGCAAGGTCGCCCAAAGGTTCAATTCCCGACCTGGACCCCGGGAGGCTGCGCACATGCGCATAGGTCACGTGGGCCGGACGATCAGGTGTGGTGCACGGATCGGAGGGGGCGGGCGACTGATCGGCATCAGCGATGTCGGCTGCCTTCTTGAACCATCTTTCACCCGGCCCGTATACGCGGCTTTTACACGAACCCCGTCCGCCAATGAGCACCACCGCCCACCTCCGATGGCTCCATGAGGTCGAACTGAAGGACATCCCCACCGTGGGCGGCAAGAACGCCAGCCTGGGCGAGATGATCCAGCACCTGGGCAAGCTGGGGGTGAACGTGCCTGGTGGCTTCGTGGTCACCGTCGCGAGCTACGAGGCCTTCATCGCACACAACGAGCTCGACCAGAAGATCCGCGACATCGTGTCCGCGCTCGATGCGGATGATGTGGAGAACATCCGCCGCACCGGCCTTGCGGTGCGCACCCTGATCAAGAACGGCAAGTTCCCCGAGCCCATCTGGAAGGGGATCATGGCGCACTACGATGAGCTCAGTGGCAAGTACGGCCAGGAGGCCACCGATGTGGCCGTGCGTTCTTCCGCCACCGCCGAGGACCTGCCGGATGCGTCGTTCGCCGGCCAGCAGGAGACCTACCTCAACATCCGCGGACATCAGGACCTGATCGCCGCGGTGCGCAACTGCTTCGCCTCGCTGTGGACCGACCGCGCGATCGTGTACCGGCAGACCCGCGGCTATGACCATTTCGACATCGGCCTCAGCGTGGGCGTGCAGAAGATGGTGCGCTCGGACCTGGGCGCCAGCGGCGTGGCCTTCAGCCTCGACACCGAGAGCGGGTTCAAGGACGTGGTGCTGATCAACGGCAGCTATGGATTGGGCGAGATGGTGGTGCAGGGCGCGGTGAGCCCCGACGAGTTCATCGTGTTCAAGCCCACGCTGGCCAAGGGCTACAGCGCCATCATCGAGAAGAAGATCGGCAACAAGGACCGCAAGATGATCTACGGCGTGGAGCCCGGAAAGCCCACCTCCGTGATCCCCACCGAACGCGCCCAGCGCAACCGCTTCTGCGTCACCGACGAGCAGGCGTTGGAGATCGCGCGCAGCGTGGTGGCCATCGAGACGTACTACAGCGACAAGAAAGGCACCTGGTGCCCCATGGACGTGGAGTGGGCCGTGGACGGGCTCACCGGGGGCTTGTTCATCGTGCAGGCCCGGCCCGAGACCATCCACAGCCGCAAGGCCGACGACCGTGTGGTGGAGTTCAAGCTCGATCACCCCGAAGGGGTCGCGCAGCCCAAGGTGATCGCCAAGGGCATCGCCATCGGCGACCGCGTCGGCGCCGGCACGGTGCGCATCCTCTACAGCCTCGATGGCCGGGGTGGCGGCATGGACGGCAAGGACTTCAAGCAGGGCGATGTCCTGGTGACCGACATGACCGACCCCGATTGGGAGCCGATCATGAAGAAGGCCAGCGCCATCATCACCAACAAAGGCGGCCGCACCTGCCATGCCGCCATCGTGGCGCGCGAGATGGGCGTGCCCGCCATCGTGGGCTGTGGCAACGCCACCGAACTGCTGGACACGGGCATGCAGGTGACCGCCAGTTGTTGTGAAGGCGACAACGGGGTGATCTATGACGGCATCATCCCCTTCCGCAAGGAGGAGACGATGCTCACCGATCTGCCTGATGTGCGCACGCGCATCATGCTCAACGTGGCCAGTCCCGACCTCGCGTTCAAGTTCGCCGCGCTGCCCAACGCGGGTGTGGGCCTGGCGCGCGAAGAGTTCATCATCAACAACTACATCCAGGCGCACCCGCTGGCCCTGCTGCAGCACAAGGAGCTCGGCGATGTCACCCTCAGCGGCAAGATCAGCTACCTCATCCACGGCTACGAGGACGAGGAGACCTACTTCGTGAAGCGCCTGAGCTACGGCATCGCCAAGATCGCCGCGGCCTTCCACCCCAACAAGGTGATCGTGCGCTTCAGCGACTTCAAGAGCAACGAGTACCGCAACCTGCTCGGGGGCGAGCACTACGAGCCGCACGAGGAGAACCCGATGATCGGCTGGCGCGGCGCCTCACGCTACTACAGCGACGCGTACAAGGAGGCCTTCGGCCTGGAGTGCAAGGCCATCCGGCGGGTGCGCGAGAAGATGGGCCTGAAGAACGTGGTGGTGATGATCCCCTTCTGCCGCACGGTGGAGGAACTGCTCGCGGTGAAGAAGGTGATGAAGGAGTACGGGCTCGAGCGCGGCAAGGAGGGGCTGGAGCTCTACCTCATGGCCGAGATCCCCAGCAACATCCTCATGGCCGAGGAGTTCGCGCAGCACATCGACGGCTTCTCCATCGGCAGCAACGACCTCACGCAGCTCACCCTCGGACTGGACCGCGACAGCGCGCTGGTCTCGCACCTCTATGACGAGCGCAACCCCGCCGTGAAGCGCATGCTGGAGCAGCTCATCCGCACGGCCAAGCGCACGGGCACCAAGGTGGGCATCTGCGGGCAGGGCCCCAGCGACCACCCCGATTTCGCGCAATTCCTCGTGGAGCTCGGCATCGACTCCATCAGCGTGACGCCGGACAGCCTGTTGAAGACCCGCCGGGCCATTGCCGAGGTGGAGCGCGCCGTCGCAGAGCAGCGCGTGTGATCGCGCTGTCCTATTCGCCGAGCTTGAAGGCGATGGGCAGCGTCATTTGGGAGGCCGCGCTTTTTGGAAGGACGCGCGGCGCCGGGGGATGAGCCAAGGGCGCAACTGAGGGGAGTGGGTACTCTGGTCGGGTCATTCGAGGTGCCATTCGCTAGATGGCCCCTTTTGTACCTTGGCTTATAATAATGATGGTCATGCGTCGTGCGATCTTGTTCGGGTGCCTGTTGCAACAGTTCCCATCTCAAGCGCAAGTACTTCCTTTCTGGTCGAACATATATCAGCAGGCGCCGAACAAGCACCACTACCTGAATGACATGGAGGTGAATTCGGAAGGCGATATCTGGATGTACGGTGTGGCCACGGATACCATCGGATGGCGCATGGGAATGGTGGTGAAGTACTCTGGACAGGGTTTTGTTCAAGACTGGGCCGTTGAATTCCTCGATTACGGGCAATTGACGGACATCGATATTGATGACTCCAACTACGTCTATGTTGGCACGACGGACTATGATACGATCGGCTCGACCGGGTCCAACTACCTGACCAAGAAGATCTCCCCGAGCGGGATGGTAGAATGGTCGGCCACCTACTCCGGCATAGGACCGAACAACCTCGACAGGGCTTCCGCCCTTTGTGTGGATGGACAGGGAAACGTGATGATCACGGGGTTCGGCGATCGTCCGGACTACAAGTTTGATTGGTTCACAGTGAAGTACGATGGGAACGGCAACCAACTTTGGGTTGCACAGCACTCACCACCTACTGATTTTGGAGGCACATACGGGGGTGTTGATATCGCCATAGATGCAGCCGATAATATCTACGTTACCGGACTAAGCCATGACACGATCAACGGGGATTTCGCGACGATCAAGTATGCACCGGACGGAACGCAGCTTTGGATCAGACGCGAGGGTGGGTCCCATTTTTCATTCGGTCGAGTGATCCGTGTCAAGGACGATCGGGTGTATGTCGGTGGACATTTCACACATAATGACCTCGACAGCAGTGATGTGCTCGTGGCGTGTTACGACACTGCGGGCAGCCACCTCTGGACCACCGTTTACAATGCACCTCCATTCTTCAACCCGCCGTGGTACAATGGCCGTGAGACGCTGGAAGACCTTCAGATCGACGACCTCGGGAACGTCTATTTCACAGGGACGGAATTCGCCACGAATGGGTCTCGGGATGATTACATGATCGTGAAGTTGGACCCCAATGGAGATGTTGTATGGGGTCAGCACTACGGAGCCGGAACGGGATGGGATGATGCACGTTCCATGTTCGTTGATGCCCAAGGCAGCGTGTATGTGACCGGACGGAGCGAAGGAGCACCTGAGGGCATTAGCGTGGTCCATACAGTCAAGTTCGATCTGAACGGAACCCAGCTCTGGTACTCGCCATTCTCAACGGCACTGTTTGACTACCACTATCCAGGGGAGATCCGCTGGGATGGCGGGAACTTCTTCTACGTCGGGGCGTCCAGGAACAGTACGAATGGAGGGCAGCTCATTCTGTTGGGCTATTGGATAACCACCGGAATTCCGCAGTTCGATCATGGTTCCCAGATCGCTGTGTTCCCGAACCCGGCAAGTGATCTGGTGCAGGTTGATCTCAGTGATCGGCCAGGTCAGATGCAGGTAGCGATCATTGATGCCAGCGGAAGAACTGTTCTATCGGAAGCGCTTGTTGGTGGAGGGCTGTCTGTTCTACAGGTAGCCGGGTTGACCTCCGGTGCCTACTGCCTGCGCGTGATGGGGGACGGTGATGTAACACACGGTCGATTGGTTATCGAGTGAGCCACAGTCCTTCATGGCTAGCTCCCATGAGCCTCGGCCGGGATGCCCATTTGGCTGGGCCATTGCCAAGTTGGAGCAGGCCTTCGCAGGATAGCGCGATCACACGCGCTGTCCTATTCGCCCAGCTTGAAGGCGATCGGCAGCGTCATCTGCGAGGCCACCGGCTTGCCGTCCTTTGCCGCGGGTGTCCAGGCGGGCATGGCGCTCACCACGCGCAGGGCTTCCTGATCGAGGTCGCTGCGCACGCCGCGCTTCAGGGATGCATCCGTCACGCGGCCATCGGCCTGCACGGTGAAGGCGACGAACACGGTGCCTTCCACGCCGTCGGCACGGGCCCCGGCCGGATAGGTGACGGCCTTGCCGAGGTAGGCGGCGAGGGCCTCCATGCCGCCGGGATATTCGGCGGCGCGATCAGTGCCGGGGAGCACCACGGCCTTCGAGGCGGGCGCATGCAGCGGTGTGGCGGCGAGCCAGACCAGGCCGCACAGGGTGAGGGCGGCGGCGGGCAGCAGGCGCAGCAGCGCACGGCGGGGGGAGCGGGGTGTGTTCAGCATGGTCAATCGGGTTTTCAGGGATGTGTTGGTGAAGGGATGGAGCAGATGCCGCGGATCGGAGCCCAGGGCGTGCGCCAGCAGGGTGCGTCCGTAGTCGGGTGTGGAACGGTCCGCGATGCGATCGGCCTGCAGCTCGTGCACCAGGCGCAGTTCGCGCAGGGCCAGCCACCAGAGCGGGTTCGTCCAGCACAGCGCCGCCAGCACTTCGAAGGCGATGAGGTCGTAGGAATGGCCGAGGCGCACATGCGCGAGTTCGTGCTGGCGGATGGCCTCGCGTTCCGCTCCGGCCAGATGCGCCGGCAGATGCACCCGTCCCAGGAAGGCCACCGGGTGGGGACCGCCCCTGTGCACGATCCGCCATGCCGCGACGATGCGCCAAAGCAGCCGCCCCAGCAGCAGCAGGCTCACCGCGCCGTGCATGACCCAGAGGGTGCGCGCCGGACCCTCAGCGACTTCAGGGGTCGGAAGCACGGTGATGGCCGGTAGGGCGATGGGAGCGAGCGCGGCCGTCACCGCCATGCTGGGCATGTGCGGAAGGAAGAGGGCCAGGACCGGAGCGAGCAGCAGGAACGCACGGCGCGCATCCAGCAGGGGGCTGTGCCGCAGGCCCAGCGCGTACCCGGCCAGCAGCACCGCGAACGCCAGATTCACCTGGAGGTAGAGGGGGAGGAGGTCCATATCAGCGCTTGCGTTGTTGCTTCAACAGGGCGATGAGCGCCTCCAGCTCGCGTGCATCGATGTCGGCCCGCTCGATGAAGCTGGACACCAGGGCCTGGGGCGAACCGGCGAAGTAGTCCTTCAGCAGGCGGCGCGCGCTGCGGTGGGCGTATTCGGCCTTCAGGACCCGGGCGCTGTAGCGGTGGCTGCGGCCCAGCACCTCATGGTCCACGAAGCCCTTGGCCTCCAGGATGCGCACGATGGTGCTCACCGTGGTGATGGCCGGCCGCGGCTTCGGCATCGCCTGTCGGATGTCCTTCACGAAGGCGGGTCCGATGCGCCACAGCACCTGCATCACTTCCTCTTCGGCACGGGTCAGTCGTTCCATCGCCGCAAGGATAACGAAGGAATTAGTCGTAGGACGAAAATATTAGTTGAACGGTTGGGCCAGGGACGGGACCGGGTCCGATGGGCAGAGAAATGGTGGCGGGGACCTCCGAGTTCGGCACGGTGGCCTTCGACCCGACCGGCCATGGCGGTTCCACCTCCTCGGGCAACCCCGTTTCCTACTACGCGTCTTGCTGGCATGATGCGGAACCGTCTGCGCGCGTCGGTACTGGCGGGCTGCTGGGCCGGCGGGGTCGTCATGGGTCTGGCGTGCGCGCAACCGCCACTGGATGTGCAGTGGGTGCATGACCAGATCCTCAGTGACGGTGTGGGGTTGGTCTCCTATGCGTCACAGGCATCGAGCGCGGAGTTGATGCTCATCGATCCGACCTGCATCAACTACTGGCAGGCCCTTCGGTTTGACGATCAGGGGATCATGGAGTACCCACCAACGTCCTACTGCATCGGTCAAACCCTGGATCCGATCGAAGTTGTCACGGCGCCGTCGGCCGGTTCCCATTGGTACACGTTCGAGCACCTGGGTGGCGCCTATCTGGGCGGAAGCCCCCTGTTCGGGAATCCGCTCGCCTACGCGTGTGAGCCGCTCGTTGGGACGACACCTTTTCATATCGCGGCCTTGGGTGTGGATGGCACGGTGTACAGCGGGAGGTCCGAGTATCCGTTATGCGGATCGAGGCTGTACCGCTTGGATGGTGCTCAGATGATATGGTGCAACTGCATTCCGCCATTCTCTCAGCTCGAGCTGTTCGGCGATACGGTCCTGGCGATGAGCGTTCTGGGGAGCATGACCCGGGTGGATGCCGGGACCGGCGTGGTCCTCGGAGCGGAGGTCGTGTTCTCGGGCGGGCCGGGGCTTGGTTTGAAGACCGCCCTCGCCCACGACACGTTGTTCTGGGTCGCTCAGTTCGGCGGAGCGCAACTGCAGGTGGGGGCCTATCGCCTGGGCCAGGGAGCGAGTTGGACCACCACGATCCCGTTGCCGAACCATCCCGTGGGCTTGTTCGCCGACCTACACGGGCGTTTATGGACCGCGGTGAACGATCGCCTGATCTGGCTGGATCGGTCCACCGGATCGTGGAACAACGCCTCCTATGGAAGCGAGTTCAAGGACCTTCGTGGCTGGGCAGATGATCTTCTGCTGTTCGGTGCCTCCAATGGGGCCAGCTTCGTCATGCACGTCAACCCGACCCCATGATCCGCCTGTTGCACGCGCTCGCCGGGCTCCTGCTCGTCATGAGGCTGTCAGGCCAGGCACCTCTGCTGCCCATCTGGACGGTGACCCTGCCGAGCTCCAATGCCCCCACGCGCCTGGCTTGGGATCAGGGGATGAACAGGTTGCTGGCCAGTTACCTGTTCTCGTTCTGGCCTTACTACTACGAGTTCGAGGCGCTGCAGGCCGACGGGCTTCCCCATGGATCCACGGTGCCGCAACACCGCGTTCCTCCGATCGACGATCCACTGAACTCGGCATCATACCTTGACCGCCTTCGTGTCCGCAATGATTCGATGGTGCTGGTCACGCGGACCACAGGGCCGGCACACATCCGCAATTCCACGTTTCGTACACTGGATGTCGCCACCATGGAACAGAGGATGCTGGGGACGAAGCGGACCATTTACGATGCGCACTGGGATGAGCATGGTCATGTTCTTCTGGATCAGGGCAGCCTGCGCACCTACACCACCGCACTGTGGCCGAAGGACACCGTGCTGTACACCTTTCAGATCGGCGCGAGCATGGCCGTTACAGCTGAGCGCATCTTCGTGCTGAGCCCGCCGCATGTCCGGGTGTATGCACGGGACACGCTTTCGAACCCGGTCTTCCTGCCGATCCCGAGCTCGGGGCAGGTCCTGAACGAACGACTTGAACTGCTGGGCGGTGTACTGCATTACGCGGTGATGAAGTTGGGCGGTGTGTTGGACATGGGTCAGGTGGATACGACCGGCACGCTGCGCTGGAACCGGACGATCAACCTCGGTGCGGGGTGGGCCCTCACCGGCCTGGCGGTGGACGACAACGCTTCCACGTGGGTGAGTCTCGCCGGGGCCACGGGACGGCTGGAGGGCACGGACAGCACCGGCACCATCGCGTTCACGGGCACCTGGCCGCATCCGCTGGAGGATGTGGTCAGTTCGGGCGACCGCCTGTTCCTGGCCGGTCGGGAGAGCGTTCCGGGCCCGGGCTTCGTCCTGGGATGGTCCCCCGACATCTCCACCGGCGTTCCGCACCGCGAACGTTCGGCGCTGCACCTCGCGCCCGTTCCCGCGACGGAGGTCATCCGGGTGGACGGACTGATACCGGGCAACTCGGAACTGGAGGTCGTGGATGTCGCGGGCAGGCGCTGTGTTCAGGCCGTGGTGAGGAGCGACGGTGGCCATGACCTCGATGTACGGGACCTGACCGCGGGCCATTACATCCTGCGGGTCGCGGACCCCCAAGGCCTGCGTGTCGCACCGTTCATGGTGCGTTGATCGGATCGCACTGGTGGGCGTTGATGCCCGGGTTGCGGTCGTGCCTGCTACATTTCGGCCATGCGCTGGGATGCACTTCGCACCGTGGTGGCCGTGCTGGCGATCACCATCTGGGTCTCGATCAACGAGTTCGTGCGGAACCAGGTCGTACTGGCCGAGCACTGGACCTCACACTATGCCGAGTTGGGCCTCACCTTCCCGGCCGCTCCGCTCAATGGGGCCGTGTGGGGTCTCTGGGCCCTGCTCTTCGCTGTGGTGGTGGTGTGGCTGGCGCAGCGCTACGCGCTCTGGGCCGTGGGGCTCACCGCGTGGTGGGTGGGCTTCCTGCTCATGTGGGTGGTGATCGGAAACCTCGGTGTGCTGCCCATGGACATCCTGCCGGTGGCCGTGCCGTGGAGCCTGGTGGAGGCCTTCGGCGCGGCGTGGATCGCGCGGCGGTTGAAGTGAACCAGCCCTCAGGCCGGGATCGAGTTCAGGTAGCCTTGGTGCGCGAGCCGTTCGCCCATGTCCATGTACGCCTCCTTGGGTTCGGGGCGCCAGGTGGCGAGGCCGTCCACATACCGGTTGTACATGCAGAAGGCGGCGGCGATCAGCGCCGTGTCGTGGATCTCCACATCCGTGGCCCCGGCGGTGCGCGCCGTGGCGATGTCGGCCTCGGTCACCTTCAGCCCGCCCTCCTGCACGTGCCTGGCGATGGCCAGCAGGGCGCGCATCTTGGGGCTCAGCGGCTCGTCGGGCAGGCCGGCCTTGATGGCGTCGATGAACTCGGGCCCGCGCTGAAGGTGCGCGGCGGCGGCCGCTCCATGGCAGTGGTGGCAGAAGTGACAGTTGTTCCACCAGCTCACCGAGGAGGCGATGAGCTCGCGCTCGCCACTGGTCAGGGTGGAGGGGCCCCGCAGCAGCACCTCCACCAGGGCGTTCAAGGGCTCGGCGGTCTCGGGCCGGAAGTGCATGAGCCCGACGATGCCGGGCAGTTCCTCGTTGCGCAGGGTGATGTGGGCCATGGGGATGCGGTGCGTGTGCTCCGAAGGTCCTGCGCACGCGAATGGGATGAGCACGTTGCTGGACCAAGCACGGCGTAAAAGGGGCGGATCACCCTCCCTGTGATGCGGACCGGCCTGGTCGATGGGGTGGCCGGTGGTTCATTGGTTCCAATGACACGCCGAATGTCCGGTTCCCGGAGCTTCGCTGCACCAAAACCCTACCGGACATGCGGACCTCGATCCATCTCTGTGCTGTCGCCCTGCTGGCCGCAGCCTCAACCTCGGCACAACAGTTCATCACACCCATGGATGCCTCGGGCATCATGATGTCCAAGGAGGTGCACGCCATCACCTTGGACGGCCGTGATGTCGCGGGCACCGTGCCTTCGTGCATGTTGAACATGGGCCAGTTGCAGAGCATCACCATCAAGGATGCGGCCGGTGAGAAGCACAAGTTCAAAGCGGAGGAGCTCTCCGAGGTGCGCGTGAAGCCCTCGAAGTTCATGAACGTGACCACGATGCTCTCGCAGCCCAACATGAGCAAGTTCCTCAAGCAGGACTTCGGGGAGGTGCTCAACCGCGAGTGGGTGTTCTATGTGCAGACCTCGCCGCCCGGCAAGGACAAGAAGGTGATGATGCAGCTGCTCAACCCGGGCTTCGACAAGAAGATGAAGGTGTTCCAGGACCCGATGGCCCAACAGACCGGCGGCGGGGACGACAAGTCCTACTTCGTGGTGAAGGCCGGCAGCGGGGAGGCCATCAAGGTGAAGAAGAACATGTACAAGAAGGAGGCGCTCACCACCGTCTTCGGCGACTGCAAGGTGATGGTGGAGTTCTACAGCGGCGACAAGATGCGCCTCGAGGATTTCGCCGAGCACGTCTTCATTCACGATCAGCTCTGCGAGTGAACGGAGAGGGTCGGAGGGGCGCGATCAGTGGGCGCCTCCGCTCCACACCGTATCGATCACGGCACGCTGCGCCTCGGTGGTGAGGTGCAGGGGGTCGCGCCACAGGGCCTTGTCCATCGGGAAGAGGCCGGGACGGTCCAGGTCGATCACCGGCGCCAGTTCGCGGAGGCGCTCCAGGTAGGTCGCGCGCAGCGGCTCAAGGCCGGCCTCGGCATAGATGCGCTGCACCTCCGGATGGGTGGGATACTCCACGAACCGGAGGGAGCAGCCCATCGCGGCGCACCGTGCGGCGATGCGTTCCAAGCGCCCGAACGCGGCGCTGTCCAGCGAGAAGCCGTTCGCGTTCGTGCGCTCCATCTCCAGCACGCGCTGCCAATGGTCGGGCGGCAGGGCATCGTACTGCACGGTGGAGGGCAGCAAGGCGCTGCGCAGGTTCAGCAGGGTGGCCTCCAGCACGCGGCGGTTGCTCAGGTACAGGAAGGGCTGGTCCAGCAGCAGCCGGGGCTCGCTGTACAGGTCCCAGTCCATGCCGCGGTTCATGCCGCGGAACGACACCTGGACCACCACCTCTTTCAGCGGTGCCCGGGCGGCGAAGGTGAACAGGTCGGCCAGGGTGCGTGTGTTGCCGCCGGGTACGCCGAGGTTGTAGTAGCGGTGGCCGCAGACCGTCTGCAAGTGGTCCAGGTCGAAGTGCGAGAGGCGCGAATCGCCGAGCAGGATCCTGTCCTGCGGAGCGCGCCGCAGCTCGATCAGCTTCCACAGCAGGTTGCTGAAGGGCATGGTGCGCCCGTCATGGTAGAGGTTCTTGCGCTTGAGCGCCTCGGGGATGAGGTGCGAACG is a window from the Flavobacteriales bacterium genome containing:
- the ppsA gene encoding phosphoenolpyruvate synthase, which encodes MSTTAHLRWLHEVELKDIPTVGGKNASLGEMIQHLGKLGVNVPGGFVVTVASYEAFIAHNELDQKIRDIVSALDADDVENIRRTGLAVRTLIKNGKFPEPIWKGIMAHYDELSGKYGQEATDVAVRSSATAEDLPDASFAGQQETYLNIRGHQDLIAAVRNCFASLWTDRAIVYRQTRGYDHFDIGLSVGVQKMVRSDLGASGVAFSLDTESGFKDVVLINGSYGLGEMVVQGAVSPDEFIVFKPTLAKGYSAIIEKKIGNKDRKMIYGVEPGKPTSVIPTERAQRNRFCVTDEQALEIARSVVAIETYYSDKKGTWCPMDVEWAVDGLTGGLFIVQARPETIHSRKADDRVVEFKLDHPEGVAQPKVIAKGIAIGDRVGAGTVRILYSLDGRGGGMDGKDFKQGDVLVTDMTDPDWEPIMKKASAIITNKGGRTCHAAIVAREMGVPAIVGCGNATELLDTGMQVTASCCEGDNGVIYDGIIPFRKEETMLTDLPDVRTRIMLNVASPDLAFKFAALPNAGVGLAREEFIINNYIQAHPLALLQHKELGDVTLSGKISYLIHGYEDEETYFVKRLSYGIAKIAAAFHPNKVIVRFSDFKSNEYRNLLGGEHYEPHEENPMIGWRGASRYYSDAYKEAFGLECKAIRRVREKMGLKNVVVMIPFCRTVEELLAVKKVMKEYGLERGKEGLELYLMAEIPSNILMAEEFAQHIDGFSIGSNDLTQLTLGLDRDSALVSHLYDERNPAVKRMLEQLIRTAKRTGTKVGICGQGPSDHPDFAQFLVELGIDSISVTPDSLLKTRRAIAEVERAVAEQRV
- a CDS encoding T9SS type A sorting domain-containing protein, which gives rise to MRRAILFGCLLQQFPSQAQVLPFWSNIYQQAPNKHHYLNDMEVNSEGDIWMYGVATDTIGWRMGMVVKYSGQGFVQDWAVEFLDYGQLTDIDIDDSNYVYVGTTDYDTIGSTGSNYLTKKISPSGMVEWSATYSGIGPNNLDRASALCVDGQGNVMITGFGDRPDYKFDWFTVKYDGNGNQLWVAQHSPPTDFGGTYGGVDIAIDAADNIYVTGLSHDTINGDFATIKYAPDGTQLWIRREGGSHFSFGRVIRVKDDRVYVGGHFTHNDLDSSDVLVACYDTAGSHLWTTVYNAPPFFNPPWYNGRETLEDLQIDDLGNVYFTGTEFATNGSRDDYMIVKLDPNGDVVWGQHYGAGTGWDDARSMFVDAQGSVYVTGRSEGAPEGISVVHTVKFDLNGTQLWYSPFSTALFDYHYPGEIRWDGGNFFYVGASRNSTNGGQLILLGYWITTGIPQFDHGSQIAVFPNPASDLVQVDLSDRPGQMQVAIIDASGRTVLSEALVGGGLSVLQVAGLTSGAYCLRVMGDGDVTHGRLVIE
- a CDS encoding TonB family protein; the encoded protein is MDLLPLYLQVNLAFAVLLAGYALGLRHSPLLDARRAFLLLAPVLALFLPHMPSMAVTAALAPIALPAITVLPTPEVAEGPARTLWVMHGAVSLLLLGRLLWRIVAAWRIVHRGGPHPVAFLGRVHLPAHLAGAEREAIRQHELAHVRLGHSYDLIAFEVLAALCWTNPLWWLALRELRLVHELQADRIADRSTPDYGRTLLAHALGSDPRHLLHPFTNTSLKTRLTMLNTPRSPRRALLRLLPAAALTLCGLVWLAATPLHAPASKAVVLPGTDRAAEYPGGMEALAAYLGKAVTYPAGARADGVEGTVFVAFTVQADGRVTDASLKRGVRSDLDQEALRVVSAMPAWTPAAKDGKPVASQMTLPIAFKLGE
- a CDS encoding BlaI/MecI/CopY family transcriptional regulator — translated: MERLTRAEEEVMQVLWRIGPAFVKDIRQAMPKPRPAITTVSTIVRILEAKGFVDHEVLGRSHRYSARVLKAEYAHRSARRLLKDYFAGSPQALVSSFIERADIDARELEALIALLKQQRKR
- a CDS encoding T9SS type A sorting domain-containing protein — its product is MIRLLHALAGLLLVMRLSGQAPLLPIWTVTLPSSNAPTRLAWDQGMNRLLASYLFSFWPYYYEFEALQADGLPHGSTVPQHRVPPIDDPLNSASYLDRLRVRNDSMVLVTRTTGPAHIRNSTFRTLDVATMEQRMLGTKRTIYDAHWDEHGHVLLDQGSLRTYTTALWPKDTVLYTFQIGASMAVTAERIFVLSPPHVRVYARDTLSNPVFLPIPSSGQVLNERLELLGGVLHYAVMKLGGVLDMGQVDTTGTLRWNRTINLGAGWALTGLAVDDNASTWVSLAGATGRLEGTDSTGTIAFTGTWPHPLEDVVSSGDRLFLAGRESVPGPGFVLGWSPDISTGVPHRERSALHLAPVPATEVIRVDGLIPGNSELEVVDVAGRRCVQAVVRSDGGHDLDVRDLTAGHYILRVADPQGLRVAPFMVR
- a CDS encoding carboxymuconolactone decarboxylase family protein: MAHITLRNEELPGIVGLMHFRPETAEPLNALVEVLLRGPSTLTSGERELIASSVSWWNNCHFCHHCHGAAAAAHLQRGPEFIDAIKAGLPDEPLSPKMRALLAIARHVQEGGLKVTEADIATARTAGATDVEIHDTALIAAAFCMYNRYVDGLATWRPEPKEAYMDMGERLAHQGYLNSIPA